The Lactobacillus acidophilus DNA segment TTAAGGATGTTTCAACTGGTTTCTTTATGTTCTGGCATTCTGAATGGTTCGTGTGGGTTTTAACCGTAGCCTCAACTTTGGGATATAGAATGAGTATCTTGAGAAAGAATCCTCGAATTAAGCAAGCTGTGGGTGTTAAAGAAAAGCACAAGCAAATTTCAACCAGAAAGCAGCTTAAACGAATGGGTAAAGCTACTACAGAAAAAGATAAGTAAATTAAACTCATAAAGTCATATGCAGATTGGAAGTAATATTATTATGAAAAAATTGACCTTTATTTTTATCATTTTGATAACCGGATTGTTAACGGGATGTTCACCAGCTAGCCATCACATATCTACTGAAAATAGCTATAAAAAAATAGCAAAACATTCTAATAAAAAACAATATAAAAGCACTTCATCTAAAATTAATTTGCATAAAAAATATAAAGGATTTAAATTAACAACCGTACCAACTGAATATCGCGGTACATGGTATCGTGCTGATCCTTATAGTAAAAAAGCTACTAAGTTAGTTATAACTTCTCATACTTTTAACGGTTACGTAACTTATCAAAAAACTGATCCTAATTTAAAATTAGATCATAATTCTGAAAAGCAAAATAAAGAATATGCTGGTAATGCAATCATGATCTCAACCGAAAATGGAATTTTGAGAGAACGTGGCTTTCTGGATACTGTCGATATGGTTTATAAATTAGGACAATTTAAAGGAAAACATTGTTTATTCATGAGTTATGGCACTAATTCTAATGCTATTAATGGGGCAGCTTTTAAAGATAAAAATACGGCACTTAGATATCGAAGATACGACTTTTCAAAAGTAAAGCAATAAAAAATAAGTAGTTAGCTATAGTTTCAAAGTTAACTACTTATTTTTATATCTTATTCATATTGGTTAACCATGTACTCCAGTATTCCAAAAATAGTTGCCACAATTACAGCAATAATCCAGCCCACTACCGAAAAATGTGATCCGTATAAAATCATCATGACAATAATCAGAATATAGAGAATTATAATTGCAATTCTTAGTTTTCTATATTTTGACTTCAATTGCTCCTTAAAATGATTTAATAATTTATCATTTAATGAATAAAGTATAACTATCGTGAAAAATACTACATTAAAAAGAGACACTTCTTTTGGTGTTGCAAAATACAAAATCCAATAAATAATCAACAAGCCAATCGAAACTGCATAAACAGTAATATTTATTATCTTATTTATTTTAGGTATATTTTTCTTTTTAGCAATGTATTCAGCAATTCCTAACATAGCTAAAAATACTAAAAGTGGTAAAAGCCACTCTCCCCCAGTTACAGTCAAAAACATGTTTCTATCCCCTTATAATATTTTTGACCTTTCTATTCCTTAATTAAACTATAGTAATTATCGTGAAAGATCTTTTGCTTATCTTTATCACTAATTGTCAAATCATTGATTGCCTGAGTGATAATCTGATCAGCACCTGATGGCATCACAGCAAAAGGTGCATCTGTGCCAAATAGAACATGGTCAATACCATAGTAGTCAATAGCCAATTGCAATGCTGGAGTATTACCAAGAATAGCTGTATCTACATAGAACTTCTTGAAATCTTGAGCATGCTTTTCATCCAAAATATGGTCAATTCTGCCACTGAAGAATGGCACCATTGCTCCCGCGTGGTGGACGAGAATCTTTAAATTGGGGTAATCTTGGAAAAGATCACTTTGCACCAACTGAAGCATTGCTTGTGACAATTCATATTCCCATGAAAATACTAAGTTGTTGTCAGGCTTTCTTGCATCAAAAACGGGATGCATCCATAAGGGAACATGCAATTTAGCTGCTTGTGCTAATACTGGTCTAAATTCTTTATCAGCAATGCTTTTACCTAAATGACGAGTAAAGATTTGTGCACCAACTAAATTCTCATCATCCTTAATAGATGAAATAACTTTGCAAGCCGATTCAATATTATTCATTGGTAAAATTGCAACTGCACCAGCAAATTTACCTGGATGTTGATCTACAAGATTCGATAATTCTTCATTAGCACTTTGACACAGTTCTGCAGAAGTCTTTGAATCAGTAAAATCTTCTGGACTGATATTAGCTAAAGAAATTACCTGCTTAGTATTTTGATCTGGCCACTTAGTTAATCGCTCATCCAAATCCATCAAAGTTTTAATTTTAATAAATGGAAACATATTAGGAATATTTGGCTCAACAGACAGCATCTTTTGATAATATTTAGCCGGTAAAATGTGAGCATACGCATCAATTTTTGTGGTCATATTTTTACTTCCTTAATTCACTTGAGTTACTTCGAATTTATTATTTTTCTTATTAATAATCTCAACAACCTTAAATTGATCATTTTTGAATTCAATTTTAGCAACCGAAGCATTGGTAAAGCCAATTTTAAAAAGTTGATCAATACTCATATTAATAGTAGAAAGAAAGTTAAAAATTGCACCTGCGTGTGAGACTATCAAAATGTTGCTATTATCAGCATTTTCTCTTGCAATCTTTAACATCGTATCATGCATTCTC contains these protein-coding regions:
- a CDS encoding amidohydrolase family protein, which gives rise to MTTKIDAYAHILPAKYYQKMLSVEPNIPNMFPFIKIKTLMDLDERLTKWPDQNTKQVISLANISPEDFTDSKTSAELCQSANEELSNLVDQHPGKFAGAVAILPMNNIESACKVISSIKDDENLVGAQIFTRHLGKSIADKEFRPVLAQAAKLHVPLWMHPVFDARKPDNNLVFSWEYELSQAMLQLVQSDLFQDYPNLKILVHHAGAMVPFFSGRIDHILDEKHAQDFKKFYVDTAILGNTPALQLAIDYYGIDHVLFGTDAPFAVMPSGADQIITQAINDLTISDKDKQKIFHDNYYSLIKE